The Kitasatospora setae KM-6054 genome contains a region encoding:
- a CDS encoding ABC transporter substrate-binding protein — protein MLERTSKEVDRRGFLRLVGALTTATAIAGSVAACGGPSSTAAGSAAGGDAKGGNDGTIEAGISYALSTGFDPMTSSGATPVAANLHVFEGLVDLDPASRAPYAALATALPEQVDDTTWRARLRSGATFHDGSPVTAEDVVFSFTRILDPANSSLIVQFLPFLDTVTAVGADTVEFRLKYAFPLFATRISVVKVVPKKVVEADQKAFDAKPTGSGPYRVVEATRQDKIVFQRHDAYNGPRPAKAASMVWRLTSDPTARVSSLVSGRVRAIEDVPYVDVAGLKGKAVTESVESFGNLFLMFNFARKPFDDKRVRQALHYALDVEKIVTTAMYGNGIASTSYLQPSHPDYHQAATVYRHDPEKAKALLAEAGAGGLAVTLLTTNTGWVNDIAPLIKESWDAVGVKTTLDIGDSSGQYKKVDAGDFGVMAAPGDPSVFGNDVDLLLRWFYGAGVWTTKRFRWAGSPEDEQVRGLLDQAAGTADPAARTALWNQAIDLVAEQAVLYPVVHRKLPTAWNDQKLTGFKPLPTTGLSFLGVSAA, from the coding sequence GTGCTGGAACGGACGTCCAAGGAAGTCGACCGCCGCGGCTTCCTGCGCCTGGTCGGCGCCCTCACCACCGCCACCGCGATCGCCGGTTCGGTCGCCGCCTGCGGCGGCCCGTCGTCCACGGCCGCGGGCTCCGCCGCCGGCGGTGACGCCAAGGGCGGCAACGACGGCACCATCGAGGCCGGCATCTCGTACGCGCTGTCCACCGGCTTCGACCCGATGACCTCCTCGGGCGCCACCCCGGTCGCCGCCAACCTGCACGTCTTCGAGGGCCTGGTCGACCTCGACCCGGCCAGCCGCGCGCCGTACGCGGCGCTGGCCACCGCGCTGCCGGAGCAGGTCGACGACACCACCTGGCGGGCCCGGCTGCGCTCCGGCGCGACCTTCCACGACGGCTCGCCGGTCACCGCCGAGGACGTGGTGTTCTCCTTCACCCGGATCCTCGACCCGGCCAACTCCTCGCTGATCGTGCAGTTCCTGCCGTTCCTGGACACCGTCACGGCGGTGGGCGCCGACACCGTCGAGTTCCGGCTGAAGTACGCGTTCCCGCTGTTCGCGACCCGGATCTCGGTGGTCAAGGTCGTCCCGAAGAAGGTCGTCGAGGCCGACCAGAAGGCGTTCGACGCCAAGCCGACCGGCTCCGGCCCGTACCGGGTGGTCGAGGCGACCCGGCAGGACAAGATCGTCTTCCAGCGGCACGACGCCTACAACGGCCCGCGCCCGGCCAAGGCCGCGTCCATGGTGTGGCGGCTGACCTCGGACCCGACCGCGCGGGTCTCCTCACTGGTGTCGGGCCGGGTGCGGGCGATCGAGGACGTGCCGTACGTCGACGTGGCCGGGCTGAAGGGCAAGGCCGTCACCGAGTCGGTGGAGAGCTTCGGCAACCTGTTCCTGATGTTCAACTTCGCCCGCAAGCCGTTCGACGACAAGCGGGTCCGCCAGGCGCTGCACTACGCGCTGGACGTCGAGAAGATCGTCACCACCGCGATGTACGGCAACGGCATCGCCTCCACCAGCTACCTGCAGCCCAGCCACCCCGACTACCACCAGGCGGCCACCGTCTACCGGCACGACCCGGAGAAGGCCAAGGCACTGCTCGCCGAGGCCGGCGCGGGCGGCCTGGCGGTCACCCTGCTGACCACCAACACCGGCTGGGTGAACGACATCGCGCCGCTGATCAAGGAGAGCTGGGACGCGGTCGGGGTGAAGACCACGCTCGACATCGGCGACTCCTCCGGCCAGTACAAGAAGGTGGACGCGGGCGACTTCGGCGTGATGGCCGCGCCCGGCGACCCCTCGGTGTTCGGCAACGACGTCGACCTGCTGCTGCGCTGGTTCTACGGCGCGGGCGTGTGGACCACCAAGCGCTTCCGCTGGGCGGGCTCGCCCGAGGACGAGCAGGTCCGCGGCCTGCTCGACCAGGCCGCCGGGACGGCGGACCCGGCGGCCCGCACCGCGCTGTGGAACCAGGCGATCGACCTGGTCGCCGAACAGGCCGTGCTCTACCCGGTGGTGCACCGCAAACTGCCCACCGCGTGGAACGACCAGAAGCTGACCGGCTTCAAGCCGCTGCCCACCACCGGCCTGTCCTTCCTCGGCGTCTCCGCCGCGTAG
- a CDS encoding FadR/GntR family transcriptional regulator produces the protein MTTTAGSRFGNGPTGRATPPTWAFRADPGPVKPSVVEQIKGYILRSRLRPGDPLPSEGELCELFGAGRSSVREAVKVLDALDIVQVRHGHGTFVGRLSLSALVESLSFRGLLSPDDDFRVLSDLVDVRELFERAMAGRIIDALLPVHLEQLADLVGEMEQRLRLGRDIVATDRSFHALLLQPLANELVAQLSSACWEVHAVVAPHLNIVTAQDEADTVEAHRAMVEALRIGDARRFTEAVRRHYVPVRRRIAAARAEAVANRA, from the coding sequence ATGACGACCACCGCAGGTTCACGATTCGGCAACGGGCCCACCGGTCGGGCCACCCCGCCGACCTGGGCGTTCCGCGCCGACCCCGGCCCGGTGAAGCCGTCGGTGGTCGAGCAGATCAAGGGGTACATCCTGCGGAGCCGGCTGCGGCCGGGCGACCCGCTGCCCAGCGAGGGCGAGCTGTGCGAGCTCTTCGGCGCCGGCCGCTCCAGCGTCCGCGAGGCGGTCAAGGTGCTCGACGCGCTGGACATCGTCCAGGTCCGGCACGGGCACGGCACCTTCGTCGGCCGGCTCAGCCTCTCCGCCCTGGTGGAGAGCCTCAGCTTCCGCGGGCTGCTCAGCCCGGACGACGACTTCCGGGTGCTCTCCGACCTGGTCGACGTCCGCGAGCTGTTCGAGCGCGCCATGGCCGGGCGGATCATCGACGCCCTGCTGCCCGTCCACCTGGAACAACTCGCCGACCTGGTCGGCGAGATGGAGCAGCGGCTGCGGCTCGGCCGGGACATCGTGGCGACCGACCGGAGCTTCCACGCGCTGCTGCTGCAGCCGCTCGCCAACGAGCTGGTCGCCCAGCTCTCCTCGGCCTGCTGGGAGGTGCACGCGGTGGTCGCCCCGCACCTGAACATCGTCACCGCGCAGGACGAGGCCGACACCGTCGAGGCCCACCGCGCCATGGTCGAGGCGCTCCGGATCGGCGACGCCCGCCGCTTCACCGAGGCCGTCCGCCGGCACTACGTCCCGGTCCGCCGCCGGATCGCGGCCGCCCGCGCGGAGGCCGTCGCCAACCGGGCCTGA
- a CDS encoding dipeptide/oligopeptide/nickel ABC transporter permease/ATP-binding protein, with the protein MRIGLLRSLARPGIAFRRLPTASRIALGVLLVVLFAAALGPLFTQDPLATGLPVQPPSGAHWFGTDRAGRDVFARVVGGARYSLVIGLGATLVALLLGSVLGAFAATSRKAGDEGVMRTLDVVMAFPPIALAAVLVTIFGTSVPILVCTIAFVYVPMLTRVVRANVQSQYGEDYVAAEQVIGARRGWIVLRHVAVNCAAPVAVFATVLVAEAIIFEASLSFLGAGVQQPNPSWGNVLAYGQQILLAGGWWATLFPGLAILVTVLALNVLAEGLTDATASPAKSVPVQGGSEPAAVAVEPEDARVPAALAVLAERIAARPAPVAPVPADAPELLAVRDLSIRFPERYGEVAVVDGLSFTVREGETLGLVGESGCGKSITSLAVMGLLARGAEVSGRIEYRGRDLLTLDAGERRALAGPEIAMVYQDALSSLNPSVLVGRQLRQLTSRGGTKSPAELLELVGLSPDRTLRSYPHELSGGQRQRVLIAMALSRDPKLLIADEPTTALDVTVQAQVVELLVRLREELGFAMVLVSHDLALVGDLAHRVAVMYAGQLAELGDTDALLTDPAHHYTRGLLGSVVSLEAGAERLHQIRGVVPAPQRFNAGCRFAGRCAAATELCRTTPPQAADRTAGHAFACHHPAAARLEGSLR; encoded by the coding sequence ATGCGTATCGGACTCCTGCGCTCGCTGGCCCGGCCCGGCATCGCCTTCCGTCGGCTGCCGACCGCCTCCCGGATCGCCCTCGGCGTGCTGCTGGTGGTGCTGTTCGCCGCCGCCCTCGGCCCGCTGTTCACCCAGGACCCGCTGGCCACCGGCCTGCCGGTCCAACCCCCCAGCGGCGCCCACTGGTTCGGCACCGACCGGGCCGGGCGCGACGTGTTCGCCCGGGTGGTCGGCGGCGCCCGCTACTCGCTGGTGATCGGCCTCGGCGCGACCCTGGTCGCGCTGCTGCTCGGCAGCGTGCTGGGCGCGTTCGCCGCGACCTCCCGGAAGGCCGGCGACGAGGGCGTGATGCGCACCCTCGACGTGGTGATGGCCTTCCCGCCGATCGCGCTGGCCGCCGTGCTGGTGACCATCTTCGGCACCAGCGTGCCGATCCTGGTGTGCACCATCGCCTTCGTCTACGTGCCGATGCTGACCCGCGTCGTGCGCGCCAACGTCCAGTCGCAGTACGGCGAGGACTACGTGGCCGCCGAGCAGGTGATCGGCGCCCGGCGCGGCTGGATCGTGCTGCGGCACGTCGCCGTCAACTGCGCCGCGCCGGTCGCGGTGTTCGCCACCGTGCTGGTCGCCGAGGCGATCATCTTCGAGGCCAGCCTGTCCTTCCTCGGCGCCGGCGTGCAGCAGCCCAACCCGAGCTGGGGCAACGTGCTGGCGTACGGGCAGCAGATCCTGCTGGCCGGTGGCTGGTGGGCGACGCTCTTCCCCGGTCTGGCGATCCTGGTCACCGTGCTGGCGCTGAACGTGCTCGCCGAGGGGCTCACCGACGCGACCGCCTCGCCCGCCAAGTCCGTTCCGGTGCAGGGCGGTTCGGAGCCCGCCGCGGTCGCCGTCGAGCCCGAGGACGCCCGGGTCCCGGCCGCGCTGGCGGTGCTCGCCGAGCGGATCGCCGCCCGGCCCGCCCCGGTGGCGCCCGTCCCGGCGGACGCGCCCGAGCTGCTGGCGGTGCGCGACCTGTCGATCCGGTTCCCCGAGCGGTACGGCGAGGTGGCCGTCGTCGACGGCCTGTCCTTCACCGTCCGGGAGGGCGAGACCCTGGGCCTGGTCGGCGAGTCGGGCTGCGGCAAGTCGATCACCTCGCTCGCCGTGATGGGCCTGCTGGCCCGGGGCGCCGAGGTCTCCGGCCGGATCGAGTACCGCGGCCGCGACCTGCTCACCCTGGACGCCGGGGAGCGCCGCGCGCTGGCCGGACCCGAGATCGCCATGGTCTACCAGGACGCGCTCTCCTCGCTCAACCCGTCCGTGCTGGTCGGCCGGCAACTGCGCCAACTCACCTCGCGCGGCGGCACCAAGAGCCCCGCCGAACTGCTCGAACTGGTCGGCCTCTCCCCCGACCGCACCCTGCGCTCCTACCCGCACGAGCTCTCCGGCGGCCAGCGCCAGCGCGTCCTGATCGCCATGGCGCTCTCCCGCGACCCGAAGCTGCTGATCGCCGACGAGCCGACCACCGCGCTGGACGTCACCGTGCAGGCCCAGGTCGTCGAACTGCTGGTCCGGCTGCGCGAGGAGCTCGGCTTCGCCATGGTGCTGGTCTCCCACGACCTCGCCCTGGTCGGCGACCTGGCCCACCGGGTGGCCGTCATGTACGCCGGACAGCTCGCCGAACTCGGCGACACCGACGCCCTGTTGACCGACCCGGCGCACCACTACACCCGCGGCCTGCTCGGCTCGGTGGTCTCCCTGGAGGCCGGCGCGGAGCGGCTGCACCAGATCCGCGGCGTGGTGCCCGCCCCGCAGCGCTTCAACGCCGGCTGCCGGTTCGCCGGCCGCTGCGCCGCCGCCACCGAACTGTGCCGCACCACCCCGCCGCAGGCCGCCGACCGCACCGCCGGGCACGCCTTCGCCTGCCACCACCCGGCGGCCGCCCGCCTCGAAGGGAGCCTGCGATGA
- a CDS encoding ROK family protein gives MDVGGTKTSAALVGPDGAVGPVVTVPTPAAEGPAAVLAAVAGAVRALGGDPVAVGVGSAGVIDPGRGCVLSATDAMPGWAGTELRSRLGELLGLPVAVDNDVHAHALGEAWTGAARDARCVLLVAVGTGVGGSLLIDGRVHHGARQVAGHLGHLAVPDATGLPCTCGGTGHVEAVAAGPALQAAYRRAGGSPDAPDLRAVAARAAQGDPPAADVLATGARALGRAVGGLANVLDPDLVLIGGGVAHCGPAWWDPLRAAFAAELLPPLGELRLTPCALGPTAAIVGAARLAWQQLR, from the coding sequence GTGGACGTCGGCGGAACGAAGACCTCCGCCGCGCTGGTCGGGCCGGACGGCGCGGTCGGGCCGGTGGTCACCGTGCCCACGCCCGCCGCCGAGGGCCCGGCCGCCGTACTGGCGGCGGTCGCCGGAGCGGTGCGGGCGCTGGGCGGCGATCCGGTCGCGGTCGGGGTCGGCAGCGCCGGGGTGATCGACCCGGGGCGCGGGTGCGTGCTCTCCGCGACCGACGCGATGCCGGGCTGGGCGGGCACCGAACTCCGTTCCCGGCTGGGCGAGTTGCTCGGACTGCCGGTCGCCGTCGACAACGACGTGCACGCGCACGCCCTCGGCGAGGCGTGGACGGGGGCCGCCCGCGACGCCCGCTGCGTCCTGCTGGTGGCCGTCGGGACGGGCGTCGGCGGCTCGCTGCTGATCGACGGCCGGGTCCACCACGGCGCCCGGCAGGTCGCCGGGCACCTCGGCCACCTCGCCGTCCCGGACGCCACCGGCCTGCCCTGCACCTGCGGCGGCACCGGCCACGTCGAGGCGGTCGCCGCCGGGCCCGCCCTGCAGGCCGCGTACCGCCGCGCGGGCGGCTCCCCGGACGCTCCCGACCTGCGGGCCGTCGCCGCCCGCGCCGCGCAGGGCGACCCGCCGGCCGCCGACGTCCTGGCCACCGGCGCCCGCGCCCTGGGCCGGGCGGTCGGCGGCCTCGCCAACGTCCTCGACCCGGACCTGGTCCTGATCGGCGGCGGCGTCGCCCACTGCGGCCCCGCCTGGTGGGACCCGCTGCGCGCCGCCTTCGCCGCCGAACTCCTCCCCCCGCTCGGCGAACTCCGGCTCACCCCCTGCGCCTTGGGGCCCACCGCCGCGATCGTCGGCGCGGCCCGGCTGGCCTGGCAGCAGCTGCGCTGA
- a CDS encoding oligopeptide/dipeptide ABC transporter ATP-binding protein, producing MTTPVLTLSGVHVRHRARGGGLFKRDAVHALTDADLTVGRGEILGLVGESGCGKSTLARVLTGLQRPTEGTVAFRGEDLWALPAARRRSEFGSSVGMVFQDASTALNPRLPIGRILRDPLDVHRRGTPAERDARVEELLDLVGLPGHVVRNLPGQLSGGQRQRVAIARALALEPEIVVADEPTSALDVSVRAQVLNLLVDLRERLGLGMVFISHDIQTVRYLADRLAVLYLGRVVEEGRAERVAAAPAHPYTRALLSATPSLLEDTERIVLHGPVPSATNPPSGCPFRTRCWKADDACATAFPAADGDDTRSWHCVHPETTPARSTS from the coding sequence ATGACCACTCCGGTACTGACCTTGAGCGGTGTGCACGTCCGCCACCGGGCCCGCGGCGGCGGGCTGTTCAAGCGGGACGCGGTGCACGCCCTGACCGACGCCGACCTCACCGTCGGCCGGGGCGAGATCCTCGGCCTGGTCGGCGAGTCCGGTTGCGGGAAGTCCACCCTGGCACGGGTGCTGACCGGACTCCAGCGCCCCACCGAGGGCACCGTCGCCTTCCGCGGCGAGGACCTGTGGGCGCTGCCCGCCGCCCGCCGCCGGAGCGAATTCGGCTCCAGCGTCGGCATGGTGTTCCAGGACGCCTCCACCGCGCTCAACCCGCGGCTGCCGATCGGCCGGATCCTGCGCGACCCGCTGGACGTCCACCGGCGCGGCACCCCGGCCGAACGCGACGCCCGCGTCGAGGAGTTGCTCGACCTGGTCGGCCTGCCCGGCCACGTGGTGCGCAACCTGCCCGGCCAACTCTCCGGCGGCCAGCGCCAACGCGTCGCGATCGCACGGGCGCTGGCCCTGGAACCGGAGATCGTCGTCGCCGACGAGCCGACCAGCGCGCTGGACGTCTCGGTCCGCGCCCAGGTCCTCAACCTGCTGGTCGACCTGCGCGAACGCCTGGGCCTGGGCATGGTGTTCATCTCGCACGACATCCAGACCGTGCGCTACCTGGCCGACCGCCTCGCCGTGCTCTACCTCGGCCGGGTGGTCGAGGAGGGCCGCGCCGAACGGGTCGCCGCCGCGCCCGCCCACCCGTACACCCGGGCCCTGCTCTCCGCCACCCCCAGCCTGCTGGAGGACACCGAGCGGATCGTCCTGCACGGGCCCGTCCCCTCCGCCACCAACCCGCCCTCCGGCTGCCCCTTCCGCACCCGCTGCTGGAAGGCCGACGACGCCTGCGCCACCGCCTTCCCCGCCGCCGACGGCGACGACACCCGGAGCTGGCACTGCGTCCACCCCGAGACCACCCCCGCAAGGAGCACCTCATGA
- a CDS encoding acetylxylan esterase: MPLTDLTLDECLAYRPHLPEPADLDAFWHRTLAEAGPAVERPALTPVPNGLTLVDTYALTVPGFGGHPVHGRLHLPAGADRPLGCVVEYLGYGRGAGLPHENLTYACAGYAHLVMDTRGQGWSAAPGRTHDPAPQLAGAVPGFLTRGLDHPDDYYYRRVYTDAVRFLAAARTLPQVDPARIAVTGISQGGGISLAVAALTDGPLAGVLPDVPFLCDFPRGVRTAPQPPFTEIAEYLRLHRDRTTRAFATLAYFDAALLATRIQAPALFSIAMMDPICPPSGCFAAYHAHPGEKALRVYEFNGHEGGGEVHLAAKLAWLRERIG; this comes from the coding sequence GTGCCGCTCACCGACCTCACCCTCGACGAGTGCCTGGCCTACCGCCCCCACCTCCCCGAGCCCGCCGACCTGGACGCCTTCTGGCACCGCACCCTCGCCGAAGCCGGCCCCGCCGTCGAACGCCCCGCCCTCACCCCCGTCCCCAACGGCCTGACCCTGGTGGACACCTACGCACTCACCGTCCCCGGCTTCGGCGGCCACCCCGTCCACGGCCGCCTCCACCTCCCCGCCGGAGCCGACCGGCCGCTCGGCTGCGTGGTCGAGTACCTCGGCTACGGCCGCGGCGCCGGACTCCCGCACGAGAACCTCACCTACGCCTGCGCCGGCTACGCCCACCTGGTGATGGACACCCGCGGCCAGGGCTGGTCCGCCGCCCCCGGCCGCACCCACGACCCCGCCCCGCAACTCGCGGGCGCCGTACCCGGATTCCTCACCCGCGGGCTCGACCACCCCGACGACTACTACTACCGCCGGGTCTACACCGACGCCGTCCGCTTCCTGGCCGCCGCCCGCACCCTCCCGCAGGTCGACCCCGCCCGGATCGCCGTCACCGGCATCAGCCAGGGCGGCGGCATCTCCCTCGCCGTCGCCGCGCTCACGGACGGCCCGCTGGCCGGCGTCCTGCCCGACGTCCCCTTCCTCTGCGACTTCCCGCGCGGCGTCCGCACCGCCCCGCAGCCCCCGTTCACCGAGATCGCCGAGTACCTGCGCCTGCACCGCGACCGCACCACCCGCGCCTTCGCCACCCTCGCCTACTTCGACGCCGCCCTGCTGGCCACCCGGATCCAGGCCCCGGCCCTCTTCTCCATCGCGATGATGGACCCGATCTGCCCGCCCTCCGGCTGCTTCGCCGCCTACCACGCCCACCCCGGCGAGAAGGCGCTGCGCGTCTACGAGTTCAACGGCCACGAGGGCGGCGGCGAAGTCCACCTGGCGGCCAAGCTGGCCTGGCTGCGCGAACGGATCGGCTGA
- a CDS encoding ABC transporter permease has protein sequence MLVFLRLALRRLAMLPVMVLGVTLLVFVVLQFSPADPAYNALGDGASEQARQAFAAANGLDDPLPVRYVRFLGDLLHGDLGLTVPPSGPVADRIATAFPLTLQLTLLGLAIAIVLALALGVTGALYRDRWPDQLTRVLSISGVAIPSFWLGIVLIQELALNRSLLPTGGYVNPADSLGGWLETMILPAVSLAIPVAAGLARLVRTAMVAELDRDYVRTATGNGLPRAVVIRGVLRNALVTPLTVLGLRVGYLLSGAVVIETIFDLPGMGKLILEGVTGGDVALVQGTVLTIAVVFLAVNVLVDLLVLLVNPRVRTV, from the coding sequence ATGCTCGTATTCCTCCGGCTCGCGCTGCGGCGGCTCGCGATGCTGCCGGTGATGGTCCTCGGCGTGACCCTGCTGGTCTTCGTGGTGCTGCAGTTCTCGCCCGCCGACCCGGCGTACAACGCCCTCGGTGACGGCGCCTCCGAGCAGGCCAGGCAGGCGTTCGCCGCCGCCAACGGCCTGGACGACCCGCTGCCGGTGCGCTACGTCCGCTTCCTCGGCGACCTGCTGCACGGCGACCTCGGCCTGACCGTGCCGCCCAGCGGGCCGGTCGCCGACCGGATCGCCACCGCGTTCCCGCTGACCCTCCAACTCACCCTGCTGGGACTGGCGATCGCGATCGTCCTCGCGCTCGCGCTGGGCGTCACCGGCGCGCTGTACCGCGACCGCTGGCCCGACCAGCTGACCCGGGTGCTGTCGATCTCCGGCGTGGCGATCCCGTCGTTCTGGCTCGGCATCGTGCTGATCCAGGAACTGGCCCTGAACCGCTCGCTGCTGCCGACCGGCGGGTACGTCAACCCGGCCGACTCGCTGGGCGGCTGGCTGGAGACGATGATCCTGCCGGCGGTCTCGCTGGCGATCCCGGTGGCCGCCGGACTGGCCCGGCTGGTGCGCACCGCGATGGTCGCCGAGCTGGACCGCGACTACGTCCGCACCGCGACCGGCAACGGCCTGCCGCGGGCCGTGGTGATCCGCGGCGTGCTGCGCAACGCGCTGGTGACCCCGCTGACGGTGCTGGGCCTGCGGGTCGGCTACCTGCTGTCCGGCGCCGTCGTGATCGAGACCATCTTCGACCTGCCCGGCATGGGCAAGCTGATCCTCGAGGGCGTCACCGGCGGCGACGTCGCCCTGGTGCAGGGCACGGTGCTGACCATCGCGGTGGTCTTCCTGGCCGTGAACGTCCTCGTCGACCTGCTCGTCCTGCTCGTCAACCCCCGCGTCAGGACGGTGTGA
- a CDS encoding LacI family DNA-binding transcriptional regulator, translating to MPVHPLPQPTSAPRQPGGALPFPTPYEQPTPYEHQVPYEPPYAEAACVEAPTLAQVAARAGVSSATASRVLNRSAPVSAEIAARVERAARELSYVRRRAPAATARDTGAIAVVAFADLLRFHADPFPVRLLAGAQRVAPERELVVMAAGPGPARPSLVRYLCGGHVDGVLLVGRWGDPALPGLLQAAGVPVVSLGRPPQSQRLAHVDADNLSGARAAVHLLHRAGRRRIATIAGPPDTAAGADRLAGYRRALADQGDPARCAVAYGDFGSRSGEHAMLRLLDQYPDVDAVFAASDAMAVGALRALRRLGRRVPDDVAVVGFDDSPAAATARPGLTTVRQPVEDLGARAVELLRDPAPGRSVVLPTHLVVRQSC from the coding sequence TTGCCCGTTCACCCGCTCCCCCAGCCGACGAGCGCCCCCCGCCAGCCGGGCGGCGCCCTCCCGTTCCCGACCCCGTACGAGCAGCCGACCCCCTACGAGCACCAGGTCCCGTACGAGCCGCCGTACGCCGAGGCTGCGTGCGTGGAGGCGCCGACGCTGGCCCAGGTCGCGGCCCGCGCGGGCGTGTCGAGCGCCACCGCGTCCCGGGTGCTGAACCGGTCCGCGCCGGTGTCCGCGGAGATCGCGGCGCGGGTCGAGCGCGCGGCCCGCGAGTTGAGCTACGTCCGCCGCCGGGCGCCCGCCGCGACGGCCCGGGACACCGGGGCGATCGCCGTGGTGGCGTTCGCCGACCTGCTGCGCTTCCATGCCGACCCGTTTCCGGTGCGGCTGCTGGCGGGCGCCCAACGGGTGGCTCCGGAGCGGGAGTTGGTGGTGATGGCGGCGGGCCCCGGACCGGCCCGGCCGTCGCTGGTGCGCTATCTGTGCGGCGGGCACGTGGACGGCGTGCTGCTGGTCGGGCGGTGGGGCGATCCCGCGCTGCCGGGGCTGTTGCAGGCCGCGGGCGTGCCGGTGGTGTCGCTGGGGCGGCCGCCGCAGTCGCAGCGACTGGCGCACGTGGACGCCGACAACCTGAGCGGCGCGCGCGCCGCCGTCCACCTGCTGCACCGGGCCGGGCGGCGGCGGATCGCGACCATCGCCGGGCCGCCGGACACCGCCGCGGGCGCGGACCGGCTGGCCGGCTACCGGCGGGCACTGGCCGACCAGGGCGACCCGGCGCGCTGCGCGGTGGCGTACGGCGACTTCGGGTCGCGCTCCGGCGAGCACGCGATGCTCCGGCTGCTCGACCAGTACCCGGACGTGGACGCGGTGTTCGCCGCGTCGGACGCGATGGCGGTGGGCGCGCTGCGGGCGCTGCGCCGGCTCGGGCGGCGGGTGCCGGACGACGTGGCGGTGGTCGGCTTCGACGACTCGCCGGCCGCGGCGACGGCCCGGCCGGGCCTGACCACCGTCCGCCAGCCGGTCGAGGACCTGGGCGCCCGGGCGGTGGAGCTGCTGCGGGACCCGGCGCCGGGCCGGTCGGTGGTGCTGCCGACCCATCTGGTGGTGCGCCAGTCCTGCTGA
- a CDS encoding dihydrodipicolinate synthase family protein yields MTARRPAFSGVVPPVVTPLTADGEIDTASLERLVGFLLEGGVDGLFALGSSSETAYLTEAQRTRVLEVVVGANAGQVPVIAGCIETTTNRVIERALISRQSGADAVVATAPFYTRTHPVEIERHFREIAAAAELPLFAYDIPVCVHNKLDTGMLLRLAADGVLAGVKDSSGDDVAFRYLCLGARQLPDFAVLTGHEVVVDGALLGGADGVVPGLGNVDPHGYRRLADHAAAGDWTAAAAEQDRLARLFEIVTVAKDTSGTAAGLGAFKTALMLRGIIATNAMSTPMAPYDTEQTAAVAALLDRAGLR; encoded by the coding sequence ATGACCGCCCGCCGCCCCGCCTTCTCCGGCGTCGTCCCGCCCGTCGTCACCCCGCTGACCGCCGACGGCGAGATCGACACCGCCTCGCTGGAACGCCTGGTCGGCTTCCTGCTGGAGGGCGGCGTGGACGGCCTGTTCGCGCTCGGCAGCTCCAGCGAGACCGCCTACCTGACCGAGGCCCAGCGCACTCGCGTCCTGGAGGTGGTGGTCGGCGCGAACGCCGGCCAGGTGCCGGTGATCGCCGGCTGCATCGAGACCACCACCAACCGGGTGATCGAACGGGCCCTGATCTCACGGCAGTCGGGCGCGGACGCGGTGGTCGCCACCGCGCCGTTCTACACCCGCACCCACCCCGTGGAGATCGAGCGGCACTTCCGCGAGATCGCGGCGGCCGCCGAACTCCCGCTGTTCGCCTACGACATCCCGGTCTGCGTGCACAACAAGCTGGACACCGGCATGCTGCTGCGACTGGCCGCGGACGGCGTGCTGGCCGGCGTCAAGGACTCCTCCGGCGACGACGTGGCCTTCCGCTACCTCTGCCTGGGAGCACGGCAGTTGCCCGACTTCGCGGTCCTCACCGGCCACGAGGTGGTGGTCGACGGCGCGCTGCTCGGCGGCGCGGACGGCGTCGTCCCCGGCCTCGGCAACGTCGACCCGCACGGCTACCGCCGCCTCGCCGACCACGCCGCCGCCGGCGACTGGACCGCCGCCGCCGCCGAACAGGACCGGCTGGCCCGGCTGTTCGAGATCGTCACCGTCGCCAAGGACACCTCCGGCACCGCCGCCGGCCTCGGCGCGTTCAAGACCGCGCTGATGCTGCGCGGCATCATCGCCACCAACGCGATGAGCACCCCCATGGCCCCGTACGACACCGAACAGACCGCCGCCGTCGCCGCCCTGCTCGACCGGGCCGGGCTGCGGTGA